Proteins from a single region of Pectinophora gossypiella unplaced genomic scaffold, ilPecGoss1.1 Pgos_31, whole genome shotgun sequence:
- the LOC126380928 gene encoding uncharacterized protein LOC126380928 — translation MSDSEFEVIPKQGSTKKTPAARQMKRSRAPPSISSIDQENTKKKAKTHDIFGLSHGRTVGNEGSDKRIVSYFVNKVANGSERRTTSLDGEYVVDLKIYQH, via the exons AT gtccgattcagaatttgaagttattccgaagcagggatctacAAAGAAGACTCCTGCTGCACGCCAAATGAAGCGTTCGCGAGCCCCTCCGTCGATTTCGTCGATTGACCAGGAGAATACAAA gAAGAAAGCAAAGACACACGACATCTTCGGGCTAAGTCACGGGCGCACGGTCGGCAATGAAGGAAGCGACAAGAGGATCGTATCGTACTTCGTGAACAAGGTGGCGAACGGGTCAGAGCGGCGTACAACTAGCTTGGATGGCGAATACGTGGTGGACTTGAAGATATACCAACACTGA